From Methanococcus maripaludis, the proteins below share one genomic window:
- a CDS encoding ABC transporter substrate-binding protein, with product MKKIMALLMLAMIAFMPSISAQAIGDVNGDDSISIADVVYLFKHRNVGLDVGDLNCDNSVNVVDVVYLFKNYDTFRDPVVFAETFEMDPNWDNGYCYVKDSVGNEFVLLKEGATDPQIEGATVITAPINSLACTQYSPVLSTADVLNNADVYDTIDGIGNWDTTNSEEIYSRYLNNETITVGGITDIDYDKIAILNPDVVFLGSWDDHDVAENKLETELGIDVARFYTYDEKTYLGRIEWAKFVAAFWGDSNSDAIEQYFQDAWHKRNELIRTASTADDYPTVVYVMPVDYGGLTYYLYGSQNYNNKMITEFGGENIFNDIPGSSSLIIDAETFYERAASADVVIYMGMEYYGIESRDDLLQYDPNLASFESLSNGKLYIPVTSYYLDEAKDPANYMEDFARMIHPELYSGGDSSLTYFNKIE from the coding sequence TTGAAAAAAATAATGGCGCTATTAATGCTTGCTATGATTGCATTTATGCCGTCAATCTCCGCCCAAGCTATTGGAGACGTTAACGGAGACGACAGCATCAGTATTGCAGACGTAGTTTATCTTTTTAAACACAGAAATGTCGGATTAGATGTCGGGGATTTAAACTGTGACAATTCCGTAAACGTTGTTGATGTAGTTTATTTGTTTAAAAATTACGATACTTTTAGGGATCCAGTCGTATTTGCAGAAACTTTTGAAATGGACCCTAACTGGGATAATGGTTACTGTTATGTCAAAGATTCAGTAGGTAATGAATTTGTTTTATTAAAAGAAGGAGCAACCGATCCTCAAATTGAAGGAGCAACTGTGATAACTGCCCCCATAAACAGTCTTGCATGTACCCAATATTCACCAGTGCTTTCAACTGCAGATGTTTTGAATAATGCTGACGTATATGACACGATTGATGGAATTGGAAACTGGGATACAACGAATTCGGAAGAAATCTATTCACGCTATTTAAATAATGAAACAATTACTGTGGGCGGCATAACGGATATAGATTACGATAAAATCGCTATTTTAAATCCTGATGTGGTATTTTTAGGTAGCTGGGATGATCATGATGTTGCAGAAAATAAATTGGAAACTGAACTTGGAATAGATGTAGCCCGATTTTATACTTACGATGAAAAAACATACCTTGGAAGAATCGAATGGGCTAAATTCGTTGCTGCATTCTGGGGCGATTCAAATTCAGATGCAATTGAACAGTATTTCCAAGATGCGTGGCATAAAAGAAATGAATTAATTAGGACTGCATCTACGGCAGATGACTATCCAACAGTGGTATATGTTATGCCTGTAGATTACGGAGGATTAACTTACTACCTTTACGGTTCTCAAAACTATAACAATAAAATGATTACCGAATTTGGTGGAGAAAATATATTTAACGACATTCCTGGATCTAGCAGTCTTATTATTGATGCAGAAACATTCTACGAAAGAGCTGCAAGTGCAGACGTTGTTATTTATATGGGAATGGAATATTACGGAATAGAATCTAGAGATGATTTATTGCAGTACGATCCAAATCTTGCAAGTTTTGAATCACTTTCTAACGGAAAATTATACATTCCTGTTACATCTTATTATCTAGATGAAGCAAAAGATCCGGCAAATTACATGGAAGACTTTGCAAGAATGATCCATCCTGAATTATATTCCGGAGGAGATTCTAGCTTAACTTATTTCAATAAAATCGAATAA
- a CDS encoding SAM-dependent methyltransferase: MDTQFNDITLHPIGVVRSITKQPFLIADETGIKMRDDIAPTIDEVRKTEKTISDVVLNRDLAEHLEGIEEYSHIKIIYWAHDVPRKARDIKKVHPMGNPEYPLVGLFSTCSPARPNPILTTVVRLVGKEGTTLHVTGLDAIDGSPVLDIKPHVGEFYPAEGVKIPDWMEKIQSTVMQRKTND, from the coding sequence ATGGATACACAATTTAATGATATCACCTTGCACCCGATTGGTGTGGTCCGCAGTATTACTAAGCAGCCTTTTCTTATTGCCGATGAAACAGGCATCAAGATGCGAGACGACATCGCTCCGACTATTGATGAGGTTCGAAAAACCGAAAAGACGATTTCTGATGTCGTCCTTAACAGGGACCTCGCAGAACATCTCGAAGGAATAGAGGAATATTCCCATATCAAGATCATCTACTGGGCCCATGATGTCCCTCGAAAAGCCCGTGATATCAAAAAAGTCCACCCGATGGGAAATCCCGAATACCCGCTAGTGGGACTCTTCTCCACCTGCAGTCCTGCTCGTCCGAATCCGATTCTCACAACTGTTGTCCGCCTAGTTGGAAAGGAAGGCACAACATTACATGTCACAGGTCTCGATGCCATCGACGGCAGCCCAGTCCTCGATATCAAACCGCATGTTGGGGAGTTTTATCCTGCGGAGGGAGTTAAAATTCCTGATTGGATGGAAAAGATTCAGTCTACAGTAATGCAGAGAAAAACAAATGATTAA
- a CDS encoding ATP-binding protein, producing the protein MELRDIIKSIIKEYEQREISLNERSVILPETNKALAVVGIRRSGKTSILMKLFKETENAIFFPLDDDRVFPVTLDTLREIVKVSKEIYPDKKITFFFDEIQEIENFELVIKRLVEKEDYKVYLTGSSSKLLSKEIATQLRGRSLSVEVFPLSFKEYLDFKNITLTDILTEQEHANLLNNLENYLNYGGFPEIVLEEENREDILKNYLDMVVYKDIIERYNVKNTDSLRLFLKFLINSNTKKVSINKLANHFKSMGVSVSKNTLYEYLSHLNDSYVIFPLKKYAYSLKESSLSLMKSYVIDNGFIKMYDFKNSSDIGKYLENAVFIELRRRGLVENQELFYYEDDIGEVDFLVKQNEHVSKLINVCYSLNFENYDREIKKLVKIGKKIKCNELYLITFDLEKEITEDGILVKAVPFWKFIDLDI; encoded by the coding sequence ATGGAACTTCGAGATATCATAAAATCAATAATTAAAGAATATGAACAAAGAGAAATATCATTAAATGAAAGAAGTGTAATCCTACCTGAAACAAACAAAGCTCTTGCAGTTGTAGGAATAAGGAGATCTGGAAAAACATCCATATTGATGAAATTATTCAAAGAAACTGAAAATGCAATATTCTTTCCACTTGATGATGATAGGGTATTTCCAGTAACTCTCGACACATTGCGGGAAATTGTAAAAGTTTCAAAAGAAATTTACCCTGATAAAAAAATAACGTTCTTTTTTGACGAAATTCAGGAAATTGAAAACTTTGAACTTGTTATAAAGAGATTGGTTGAAAAAGAAGATTATAAAGTTTATTTGACCGGATCATCTTCAAAATTACTTTCAAAAGAGATTGCAACACAACTTCGAGGAAGAAGTTTAAGTGTTGAAGTATTTCCCTTATCTTTCAAAGAATACCTTGATTTTAAGAATATAACGTTAACAGATATTTTAACTGAACAAGAACATGCTAATTTATTAAATAACCTGGAAAATTACTTAAATTATGGCGGATTTCCAGAAATTGTACTCGAAGAAGAAAATCGTGAAGATATTTTGAAAAACTATCTTGATATGGTAGTTTATAAAGACATTATTGAAAGGTACAATGTGAAAAATACCGATTCATTGAGGTTATTTTTAAAATTTTTAATCAATTCAAACACGAAAAAAGTTTCTATCAATAAACTTGCAAATCACTTTAAATCTATGGGCGTTAGTGTAAGTAAAAACACCCTATACGAATATTTGAGCCATTTAAATGATTCTTACGTGATATTTCCGTTAAAAAAATACGCTTACAGTTTAAAAGAAAGCAGTTTAAGTTTGATGAAGTCATACGTGATCGATAATGGCTTTATAAAAATGTACGACTTTAAAAATTCAAGCGATATTGGAAAATACCTTGAAAATGCAGTTTTTATTGAATTAAGAAGAAGAGGATTAGTTGAAAATCAAGAACTCTTTTACTATGAAGACGACATCGGTGAAGTTGACTTTTTAGTTAAACAAAATGAACATGTTTCAAAATTAATAAACGTCTGTTACAGTTTGAATTTTGAAAATTACGATAGGGAAATTAAAAAACTCGTTAAAATCGGGAAGAAAATAAAATGCAATGAATTATATCTGATAACATTTGATTTAGAGAAAGAAATAACCGAAGATGGTATACTGGTTAAAGCCGTTCCTTTCTGGAAGTTTATTGATTTAGATATATAG
- a CDS encoding Fic family protein, producing the protein MKLPEIPKYSKENIDIAIKYVPNREIIDIVQKYNEKYLHFNELKHKTLPIDPVIIWTIMKMFRMNNLKSIHFGKWTFNYSLIDEFIEKLHTLDKSASGNLSTALESIPSEKERYIIDSLMEEAIASSQIEGAVTTRKVAKEMLKKGQKPKNKDQKMILNNYNTMKYILEIKNKEFSISEILKIHKIITDGTLEDPEFVGKFRKNNEIAVYSTDGTLLHEPPKYELVESLMNNLCEFSNSKDKFIHPIIKGIIIHFLIGYIHPFNDGNGITARSLFYWYLLKNDYWLFEYMAISRVINGSKGQYRDAYLKTESDTFYKDDKGDLTYFIKYNLECICRSLDEILDYLSKKQVEQKEVLNLINKSEDLNLRQAEILKEILKTPENIITIKEIVTTYNVAYATGRADLNHLVELGYLEKKKAGKEFVYVLNKK; encoded by the coding sequence ATGAAACTTCCAGAAATTCCAAAATATTCAAAAGAAAACATTGATATTGCAATTAAATACGTACCAAATCGGGAAATAATTGATATTGTCCAAAAATACAATGAAAAGTATCTTCATTTTAATGAATTAAAACATAAAACACTTCCGATAGATCCAGTTATTATCTGGACAATAATGAAAATGTTTAGAATGAATAATTTAAAATCAATACATTTTGGAAAATGGACATTTAATTATTCTTTAATCGATGAATTCATTGAAAAGCTGCATACCCTCGATAAATCGGCATCTGGAAACCTTTCAACTGCACTCGAATCTATTCCAAGTGAAAAAGAACGATATATTATAGACTCATTGATGGAAGAAGCAATTGCTTCAAGCCAGATTGAAGGGGCAGTAACTACGAGAAAAGTAGCGAAGGAAATGCTAAAAAAAGGCCAAAAACCAAAAAATAAAGATCAAAAAATGATCCTTAATAATTACAATACGATGAAATACATCCTTGAAATAAAAAATAAAGAATTTTCTATTTCTGAAATATTAAAAATTCATAAAATTATCACTGATGGAACGCTTGAAGATCCCGAATTTGTTGGAAAATTTAGAAAAAACAATGAAATTGCAGTTTATTCTACTGATGGAACACTGCTTCACGAACCTCCAAAATACGAGCTGGTTGAATCATTAATGAATAATTTATGTGAATTTTCAAATTCAAAAGACAAATTCATCCATCCAATAATAAAGGGAATCATAATCCACTTTTTAATTGGCTATATTCACCCATTCAACGATGGAAACGGCATAACTGCAAGATCCCTATTTTACTGGTACCTTTTAAAGAACGATTACTGGTTATTTGAATATATGGCAATTTCAAGAGTAATTAATGGATCAAAAGGACAGTATCGGGACGCTTATTTAAAAACGGAATCAGATACTTTTTATAAAGACGATAAAGGAGATTTAACATATTTTATAAAATACAACCTGGAATGCATCTGCAGATCCCTTGATGAAATATTGGATTATTTAAGTAAAAAACAGGTTGAACAAAAAGAAGTTCTAAATCTTATAAATAAATCAGAAGATCTTAATTTGCGTCAGGCCGAGATTTTAAAAGAGATTTTAAAGACTCCTGAAAACATAATTACAATTAAAGAAATCGTTACAACATATAACGTAGCTTACGCAACCGGAAGGGCAGATTTAAACCATCTTGTGGAATTAGGATATCTGGAAAAGAAAAAAGCTGGAAAAGAATTTGTGTATGTTTTGAATAAAAAGTGA
- a CDS encoding DUF2798 domain-containing protein, whose product MIHNKTENLIHTFFYVCFMAFVMTTYNLVLHQGFSAEVLKVSWLSFPLTFIVAFTLEYYVVGRHGMKLVFKLHKDHHTAFQKRAIAALVIVSGMASLMSLYGSILTVGFSNELPLTWGHNLVINFLFAYPLIVFVAGPLVGFVFRKIFPEGCIIDVAK is encoded by the coding sequence ATGATCCACAATAAAACCGAAAATTTAATTCATACCTTTTTTTACGTTTGTTTTATGGCATTTGTAATGACCACATATAATTTGGTATTACACCAAGGCTTTTCTGCAGAAGTTCTCAAAGTGAGCTGGTTAAGTTTCCCACTTACGTTCATAGTTGCATTTACGCTTGAATATTATGTTGTTGGAAGACATGGTATGAAATTAGTGTTTAAATTACACAAAGATCATCACACAGCGTTTCAAAAAAGAGCGATAGCTGCGTTAGTTATTGTTTCAGGAATGGCTTCTTTGATGTCATTGTATGGATCCATTTTAACAGTTGGATTTTCAAACGAGTTACCGCTAACATGGGGCCATAACTTGGTTATTAACTTTTTATTTGCTTATCCTTTAATCGTATTCGTTGCAGGGCCGCTTGTGGGCTTTGTTTTTAGAAAAATTTTTCCAGAAGGATGTATTATCGATGTTGCAAAATAA
- a CDS encoding DUF2540 domain-containing protein, with protein MTQQQFYLVKDVDSRALRYYLHKLENLTSINPERLKNLVESKKNYKRTIKLSKQEQNITDKFGKATNILVNYLIIEAEQNE; from the coding sequence ATGACACAACAACAATTCTATTTAGTAAAAGATGTTGATTCAAGAGCTTTAAGGTATTACCTTCACAAACTCGAAAATTTAACATCTATAAATCCTGAAAGATTAAAAAATCTTGTTGAATCAAAAAAGAATTACAAAAGAACCATTAAACTATCAAAACAAGAGCAAAATATCACTGATAAATTTGGAAAAGCCACAAACATTCTTGTAAATTATTTAATTATCGAGGCAGAGCAGAATGAATGA
- a CDS encoding tyrosine-type recombinase/integrase produces MNDFKNKLLLKPKKETQKEPPEVKKWLNKFREEREFDGIKSSTIGNDITRLKVFYQLMRLDNFKDFKDESQERKRFSGFEIKHYDAISSDLLNDIMNVIIESKSRTKIRDATIIRFLWDSECRISEALNLTYGDSDLEEGTFVLRNTKGKAERTVVCSTDTLEVLNYYVQYNIKKGSKDRVFQNSNGEPIGRGWIGEIFRKAVDKLKKDGKIPANRKIVVHSLRHGRAVDLLEKGQPIDIVKEYLGHKSLDTTLFYSHSKERKEKMIKNIQKIL; encoded by the coding sequence ATGAATGATTTTAAAAATAAACTGCTCCTAAAACCTAAAAAAGAAACTCAAAAAGAACCTCCTGAAGTTAAAAAGTGGCTTAACAAATTCAGGGAAGAACGGGAGTTTGATGGAATTAAATCTTCAACGATTGGAAATGACATTACTAGATTGAAAGTATTTTACCAACTCATGAGGCTTGACAATTTTAAAGATTTTAAGGATGAAAGCCAAGAGCGTAAAAGATTTTCAGGTTTTGAAATAAAGCACTATGACGCAATATCTTCAGACCTTTTAAACGACATTATGAACGTAATTATTGAAAGTAAAAGCAGAACAAAAATTAGGGATGCAACAATTATCCGGTTTTTGTGGGATTCAGAATGCAGAATTTCTGAGGCATTGAACTTAACTTATGGGGACTCAGACCTTGAAGAAGGAACCTTTGTTTTAAGAAATACAAAAGGTAAAGCAGAAAGAACCGTTGTATGCTCAACAGACACGTTAGAAGTTCTAAACTATTATGTCCAATACAATATCAAAAAAGGATCTAAAGATAGAGTCTTTCAAAATTCTAATGGCGAACCTATCGGAAGGGGATGGATAGGGGAAATATTTAGAAAAGCTGTCGATAAATTAAAAAAAGATGGCAAAATTCCTGCAAATAGAAAAATCGTTGTGCATTCTTTAAGACATGGACGAGCTGTTGATTTACTTGAAAAAGGTCAGCCAATAGATATTGTAAAAGAATATTTAGGGCATAAATCACTTGATACAACCCTATTCTATTCTCATTCAAAGGAAAGGAAGGAAAAAATGATTAAAAACATTCAAAAAATACTATGA
- a CDS encoding DUF2254 domain-containing protein translates to MGIGSDLVCGWIANQNIFYMHFLGGIAFLIYLGLFITVFHRSYAYISKESVGDCIKSIVSGNNPIYVVISLFLAFPVVFYFNFFNGAFDNYRYILSTISQSQAAILGIIVSITFVIIQIATERFSIFTFKIFLDNKFWMLFSVFSASIVFSIIMQDF, encoded by the coding sequence TTGGGGATTGGATCAGATTTAGTTTGTGGGTGGATTGCTAACCAAAATATTTTTTACATGCATTTTTTAGGCGGTATTGCATTTTTAATTTATTTGGGACTATTTATAACTGTTTTTCACCGTAGTTATGCATATATTTCAAAAGAATCTGTTGGAGATTGTATAAAAAGTATAGTTTCAGGAAATAATCCTATTTATGTAGTAATTTCGCTATTTCTGGCGTTTCCTGTCGTTTTTTATTTTAATTTTTTTAATGGGGCATTTGATAATTATCGGTATATACTAAGTACAATTTCACAATCTCAGGCGGCAATATTGGGGATTATAGTTTCGATAACTTTTGTTATAATTCAAATCGCAACCGAAAGATTTTCTATTTTTACATTTAAAATATTTTTAGATAATAAATTTTGGATGCTTTTTTCAGTTTTTTCCGCGTCAATAGTCTTTAGCATAATAATGCAGGATTTTTAA
- a CDS encoding winged helix-turn-helix domain-containing protein → MVLKLLSKRNVDRILKLLSEHDEMYFGQIKTEIEINQSNLSQLLTELVENGYLEKRIGESQTNISKSYFKLTGKGKRALKIYEIAEELK, encoded by the coding sequence ATGGTTTTGAAACTGTTATCTAAACGAAATGTGGATAGAATTTTAAAATTATTATCTGAACATGACGAAATGTATTTTGGGCAGATAAAAACGGAAATTGAAATAAATCAAAGTAATTTAAGCCAATTGTTAACTGAACTCGTTGAAAATGGATATTTAGAAAAAAGAATCGGGGAAAGTCAAACAAACATTTCTAAAAGCTATTTTAAATTGACTGGAAAAGGAAAAAGAGCTTTAAAAATTTATGAAATTGCTGAGGAATTAAAATAA